A genomic segment from bacterium encodes:
- a CDS encoding peptidylprolyl isomerase, producing the protein MRLALLVPFVLSAALAAPALAQTPAKPAPAKPAAAAKPAAAKPAPAKPGQAAKAPAQIPNHPFEADIVTNRGTITVQLWPDKAPKTVANFVAYANDGFYGKTIFHRVVPGFVIQGGGYTADGSEKATKPPIRLEAGESNKKYTLAMARTRDPHSATSQFFVNLDDNAEALDPGARGPGYAVFGRVVRGMDVVEAIAKEPTQNSGGAFTNAPVNPVVIEKVVVRF; encoded by the coding sequence ATGCGTCTCGCCCTGCTCGTTCCGTTCGTCCTGTCGGCCGCCCTCGCGGCGCCGGCTCTCGCCCAGACCCCCGCCAAGCCCGCCCCGGCCAAGCCGGCCGCCGCGGCGAAGCCCGCCGCCGCCAAGCCGGCCCCCGCGAAGCCGGGCCAGGCGGCGAAGGCCCCGGCCCAGATCCCGAACCATCCGTTCGAGGCGGACATCGTGACCAACCGCGGCACGATCACCGTGCAGCTCTGGCCGGACAAGGCCCCGAAGACCGTGGCCAACTTCGTCGCCTACGCGAACGACGGCTTCTACGGCAAGACGATCTTCCACCGCGTCGTGCCCGGCTTCGTGATCCAGGGCGGCGGCTACACCGCCGACGGGTCGGAGAAGGCGACCAAGCCGCCGATCCGCCTCGAGGCCGGCGAGTCGAACAAGAAGTACACGCTGGCCATGGCGCGCACGCGCGACCCCCACTCCGCGACCTCGCAGTTCTTCGTCAACCTCGACGACAACGCCGAGGCGCTCGACCCCGGCGCGCGCGGCCCCGGCTACGCGGTCTTCGGCCGCGTCGTGCGCGGCATGGACGTCGTGGAGGCGATCGCCAAGGAGCCGACGCAGAACTCCGGCGGCGCGTTCACCAACGCCCCGGTCAACCCGGTGGTGATCGAGAAGGTCGTCGTCCGCTTCTGA
- a CDS encoding deaminase, with the protein MAQTRADWDDYFMNIAGQVATRSTCDRKHVGAVIVRDRAILSTGYNGSMRGSVHCDEAGHLMENDHCVRTVHAEANAVAQAARNGVRIDGGEIYVTASPCFNCFKLLVNAGVRRICYGEFYRDARIGDFARELGVELVDLTR; encoded by the coding sequence ATGGCACAGACGCGCGCCGACTGGGACGACTACTTCATGAACATCGCCGGCCAAGTGGCCACGCGCAGCACGTGCGACCGCAAGCACGTCGGCGCGGTGATCGTGCGGGACCGCGCGATCCTCTCCACCGGCTACAACGGCTCGATGCGCGGGTCCGTGCACTGCGACGAGGCGGGGCACCTGATGGAGAACGACCACTGCGTGCGCACGGTGCACGCGGAGGCCAACGCCGTGGCGCAGGCGGCGCGGAACGGCGTGCGGATCGACGGCGGCGAGATCTACGTCACCGCCAGCCCCTGCTTCAACTGCTTCAAGCTGCTCGTCAACGCCGGCGTGCGCCGGATCTGCTACGGCGAGTTCTACCGCGACGCGCGGATCGGCGACTTCGCGCGGGAGCTGGGCGTCGAGCTGGTGGACCTGACCCGCTGA